The genomic window GAGGAAATGATAACCGCTTTGGGCCTTATTGTAATTagaatgagaaatgggcctaaaattCAAAATTCCCGTTGATTTCAAGTTTCTATAAGAACTGAGCAagaaaaaccctaatttattCTTTGATTTTGTTGCATTCTCTCGACGAGCCGTTTCTCTCTTCAGCGTCCAGACAGTCAGAGATCCTCCCAATCAAACAACAATGGTATTTCTCTACTTCCTATGTTGGGAAAAAAAGATTCTTTCTCTTAGCTGTGTATATCTGTAGATATGTTTGTTTCTTGAGAAAATGCTTTCCATAGAAAGTTTTATTCATTGAAGTAGTTGGTCAGCTAACGAAGAAAAAGAAGTTAAAGATGATGAAACCTCCTTTATTAGCTAAGTAGAAATTGCGTCCTGGTTGTGTTGTTGGTTGAATGGTTCAGCAATGTCGTCATGCTTTCTCttcatattttcattttctttttgaaaaagttATTTACTATTCGACGGCGAAGTAGAAGGAAATCACTTGGAACTTGATCTATTATATTACAAAATTTGGTAATAACTTTTGTTGATTACTCATAAAGTTACTTCAGTTTCAATTTCAGCCACTTGTTCTGAGCTTTACTTATGTATTTTGATTCATTGTCAAATTTGGCTAGTAAATCACTGAGGAATTGAACTATCCTATCATTTAGGATTGCTTTAGTTTATAGCCTCTTACTGTGGTTGTGTGGAGAGTTGAATAGGAAGAAATCAGTAGGTGATGaatttgtgttaatttttttatttttttgtaattagttAATTCCTTTCTTTCTCTGATGTTGCAGACAAAGAGAACCAAGAAGGCTggaattgttggaaaatatggtaGGCAAAACTTTTGAAGTCTTACTTTATTATGGTTTGTTAAAGAGAGTTTCTAAGTAGAAAGCATTCATGGAATAGGAAAGATCAGTACTAATCGGTAGCTCTGTGATTTGATTTTGCTGGAACTTGTCACCATTATAAGATTTATCCAAATTCATTTCTTGTTCTTATTCATTGTAATAGACTCTTCAGTTAATTGAAATAACAATGGGATTTTCCGTCTTTAAAATTCCCAAAGTTTCTgatttctttctccttttttttttgccttGTAATAAAGGTACTCGTTATGGTGCCAGTTTGAGGAAGCAAATTAAGAAGATGGAGGTTAGTCAACACAGCAAGTACTTCTGTGAGTTCTGCGGAAAGGTTGGTGCATTTCTTTTGGTGCATTATCCATTTGATCCTATATTTTGAGGCCCTTGCTTTTTGCCTGTCCTTTTGGTGCATTTCTTTGTTTAAACTTTGAGAAAATTTTGTATCTATTGCACTTTTTTATTTGAGTAGAATGTATTTGTTCTAATAAACTCTGCTCCCACAGTATGCGGTGAAGAGAAAAGCCGTCGGTATCTGGGGCTGCAAGGATTGCGGAAAAGTCAAAGCAGGCGGTGCTTATACTTTGAAGTAAAGATACATTTTTTACCTCTTCATACTTCAATTTCATTTCTTTGGATGCCCAGGTAATTTACTGGTTGCTGCATTTGTTAATTTAACAGCACTGCTAGCGCTGTGACTGTGAGGAGTACCATCAGGAGGCTGAGGGAGCAAACTGAGAGCTGAGCAACCACTGGTGATTGATTTGTATTCTACTTTCATAGGATGTTGTTTTGCATGTTTTAGCTATGAGACTTAATTGAGACTTTTTTTTGACAATGATGTTCGTACTATGTGTTCTCATTTTTATATCTGAGTCTGGTTTTAGAACtttatttaagttcaattatttgCTCCATTCGACATTATCTTGTTAACTTCACATCAAATTATGGCATTCTTGATTCTTCATCTTGCTCATATTATTTGTCACTGTATTGTTTTGAGAATGCTGGAATAGTGGCTGAACCCTCCATAAATCTCTTCAGAATTCCAGAACTGACCCCAGCATGAACAGAGTGATGAACGGAGTGATGAGCCTATCACCAAGTTCCAACTCGAGTTGATCTCTAGATAAGCTATTGAACTTTGGCTTGAACAACTTATGCccctttttttttgaataatgaaTGACTTCTGTTGAATGAATTTGGGTGATCTTTTCtgcatagattcttttacatgcgTGTGTTAAGTACGGCACTTATTTTGTTCTCTTTCTTTCTATTATGTAAACTTTTACCAGTGCTAGCTTCTTTATCGTTTTTGGGTAGGCAGGATTGTCCTTATTCTCTTCTGTGTGTGATGTATGCGTCACACTGTGTATAAGAATAAGGGGGGCGTGATCTCTAAACTCATCGTCATTGTAACCATGGCATAGGAGGTAGTTCATTATAGGCAGAAGCAGGTATCCAGTTTTGTTCCATTAAAGCTATGGTACTGCAAAATGCAGAAGTCTCTTCACCCTCTGATTGTACAAAAAATTTCTTCTACATTCCTCCCCCTTCTCTGAAAAAATCAACCTCCAAGTTGCTATGCAAGCATTTTCCAAACGAGGATATCCACGCTATATTACTTCCTGATCATAATCTTTACAAGGATTTAGCTAAGCCTTAAACAtcctttttcaaatttattaaaacttgCCTTAGCCGTCCTAAAATGCCCAAAGAATCTATCTAAGTCGCACGGTTTTTTCCACATCCGGTGAGCGAGAGATGTTTCACTCTCGACATTCCACATCAGTTTCCACTATTCGACTTCAGCTACAATTATGTTCGTGTCGGAGCCATTCAGCTGGTTTTAACTTTTCTTAACAGAAGAGGGCTCCCTGTGACCATTAGAATGGCCTTGCTTGATTCTAGATACAAAAATCATCAGCATGGTTGTTTGGGGATGGTGGAGACAA from Gossypium hirsutum isolate 1008001.06 chromosome D12, Gossypium_hirsutum_v2.1, whole genome shotgun sequence includes these protein-coding regions:
- the LOC107946704 gene encoding 60S ribosomal protein L37a produces the protein MTKRTKKAGIVGKYGTRYGASLRKQIKKMEVSQHSKYFCEFCGKYAVKRKAVGIWGCKDCGKVKAGGAYTLNTASAVTVRSTIRRLREQTES